Within Scomber scombrus chromosome 12, fScoSco1.1, whole genome shotgun sequence, the genomic segment TATttcatattgcactttattcaGCTCTGAGGAGGCAGAACTGGGCTGAGACCTCATCACTGTCACAGATCAACACTTATTGCTTTCAGGCTTCCGGTCCGCATCAAGCAGACCCATCAAGTATTTTCACACTGAAACTTTGCGTACATGTTTTCAaatgttgactgtgtgtgtgtgtgtgtgtgtgtgtgtgtgtgtgtgtgtgtgtgtgtgaaaccaaCACTGCAGAAAATATTGCACCTCCTGTTTTGCTTTAGGTGAGGAGTGTAATGCTGAATTGCGGGATGGACATAGGCTACAGGAGAGACTTGACATCGAAATGGAGGCACGAGGTTTCACACTACGTGAGCAAACAGACCggataaaaacagtaaaataatgcaccacattgtgatattttacaacatacagggactgtacaaaaaaaaaaagtctttcatTTTAAAGCGATATAATTTCAGATATTACACACAATTTCATGGAGTTGTGATCTTGCCTGGAAATGGATCGTTAGTCTTTAAAATGGGAATATCGTGGAAAAGCTCAAGGGGcaccaaacacacagacacacattgttTAGACATTACATGGGGgtaacatgtttgttttctcctctatGGCACAAACTCCTGGGAGCTTTTCAGTAGAGACCAGATTATTCTGGACACTGGAGGAGTGAATAAATCCAGTGGAAGTATGTTCTGCACTCTGTTCAGTGGAAGTCACAGTTGATATTACTCTGGAAAAAAAGGTTAGCAATTTATTTCTTGCCACAAACTTCACCTCAggcttaatttttttttttttaaacgtggTTCCAGAAATTCCTGAAACCAAAAAGATGCTCTAGTCAATATCTTTAAATAAGCAACAGCTGAAATGAGCACTTGTATGTGGAAGGTGTCACATACTTTAGCTtaagtgtctttcagctcattattttagtttcacAGCTTCTCACCACACTGCAGACaaagctggtgaacacagtggagcatttttAGCAGCTAAAGCGACGATTATTTTTCTCAGGTTTTGTTTCTCTTATATTTATCAGCATGGCAAATACAAGCCTCCGCATTAATGCTAATGTCTGCTGGGTGTATTAATATCAACTTTATAATGTGATAaggttgtgtttacagcttgtccTGCtcaagtgggcaaacatttatAGATGTAGGATTAAATTATAATTGAAGGATTCCTTATATTACTTTTCCAAAGCCTTTTACAACAATTTTGTTATGATTGTTTTCACAGCAGCAACAATTTCTGGTGGATGATCATTCAGAATTGGTTAAAATGTCTGAAGTAAAAGATGGATTTAGGAGTGCCTTTAACActtattcatcatattttttaattgaattttatcatattatcattattcaaCTGCTCTATGAGTGTAAATAGTCGTCTATAATAGGCTGATAAATTACAATATTAATTTCAGTGATTTATTTCAAGTATCAGCTGCATTTTGGAAGCATGTTAAGTACTAACGTGAAGTCTCTGTGCTCGAGATAAACGACTAAAGCTCTTCCACAGCTTCACAAACTATGACTTTACCTCTATGTAAGTACACAATGTGATTGCATTAGCAGTGCTGTAAATGCACACCGAGGATAAACACTGTTCTTAGTATCGCTAcataaacatagcacaaaaagtaaggaaatgtgtgtttggtagattatttctttgttgtaacaatgcttctcggcaataaatcttataccgATTTGCTCCTTACTAATGAGGCACCATTTAGAAGGGAAATACACAGGATTTCCAACGGTAtaagaagcattgttacaataaaagaaataatgtaccaaacacaaattttcctttttgtgctatgtttatatattttacagttaaaatagACAATAATTCAgatttgttttctctctaaCATGGATATGGATATATATTATAGCCTAGTGCTGAGCTCATAATCTTGTACAGTGGCAGCCGTGACTAGCTCAATATTAATACaattaaaggtttatattatGTTAGAAACGGCCTCTAGAGGGCAGTACATCCCCTCCTTGCCACCATGTAAACTACTTGCTAATGTTTGGGACTGGAAGGTAAAGCACTGCACATGCAATCACACACAGCCTTCAGGGAGGGGAAAGTCACATCCTCTTAACAATCTGTTGGTGTCGGGTAAACATGACAAATGGGTCACATGACTGGGATCAAGCCAACTAGGTCACATGATGAGGGTGGGGGGAGAAGGGTAGAGGGAGGGGTTGAAGTGGAAAAGGGTGAGAAAGGCCTCAGTGGTCCAGGATGCGGAGGTTGCCAGATACGATTTTGTTCTCGAGCATGGAGCCGGCCGGAATATCGATCCGATCTCCGTGGTTGGCGATGATGATGACGGTTCCCTGTAAAGAAAAAGGGGGCGGAAGAGCGATGGCTTTTGTTTAGcaggacataaaaaaaacagctgcagtcaGATAGAAAAGGGGCTGAAGTggtgacatttttaaagcaggatttaattaaagtaataaatCACTGACAGGCTCAACCCCCTGCCACCATGAACTGAAAGCTTCTGTTTGGTGgtctttgttaaaatgtacaaacaggTTACAATCTTCCCCAGAATTACACGTCACTTTAAGAAAGGTCGGTGAAATTTAAAGATTTATCTCTTGCCCCGAGCGTTCCTGCACcgcaaaaataaatatggaaacTAAAAGAGGCTGCGGCTCAAACATCACTTGGGGTTTGCGGCCTTTTTAAGACCCACAGTGCAGCATCTCGTTCCATCAGTGTGGACACCCGAATAAATAATGCAACAGTCTTTCTGGGTTATCACACGGCACATTTGCAGCaaatacacatttcattttcgGCCGCTTGAGCCCTCGAAACCTTTTAAAACCCCAAATTTATTTCACATGTGAACCTGCAGAGATGTCGGGTCACTATACAACAgagattttcatctttttcagtAAAGTGTAATTGAAGTGAAAATGTTTACCTTGAGTGAAACATTCTTCCCAAAGGTGACGTCTCCGGACACAGTCAGGTGGTCGAGCTCCAGCATGTCGGGGATGCTTTCGAAGCGGGTCAGGTACTCCTGaacctgaacacagacagagagaaaaggaagttAGTGGACTACAGTCTTTTAAAGAACTACAGTGCAGCTCAGCGGATCcttcaacaaaacattttaacccACACATTATatcttaaatttaattttaagtttGGATAAGAATACCAATTAACATCATACTgacatctttttaaatgtgaggagCCAGAGGTGTAATTCTTAGTATCAATGAATCTTTTACGACACAGTTTGagaaaattactgtaaaaaacaaTCAGGACTGGAAGTGTATGAGCCATCAGATCAGACTTGAGGGAAATGTTGTAATTTAGAGACTTCAGCAACAGCAGATGATGGGAGAGAGTGAGGTGCCAACAGAGAGATGATGAGTAAGATGTTCATCCTCTCCAGTAAAGCCACATCACATGTATAATAATGggaattgttaaaataaatgggAGCTAAATGATTCTCACACACAGAAGTCAGACAGTCATCAACACGTTTTGACAGTTTCAGTTTTGGTACCTTGGTGAAGGAGCTGCCCAGTTTGACGTGCGGCGTCGTTGGGAACTCTCTCTTTGGGCTCATGGTGAGCGAGCCGGCATCCAGGCTGTACAGGTTGGACATGACCAGCAGCAGGTCGGACGTGGTCTTTACGGGCAGGAAGCGGCTGCGAGGAACGTTGATGCCCATGGCGTTATCGAAACATTTGATGGCAGCGCCGACCGCCGTCTCCAGCTGGATGACATTCTGCCCACCGTCAAGCGTCTGAAGGCAACAGGAAGGCAGACATGTTAGTTGTAACATTTGTCTTTTTGCATCTTTCCGCTCTCTTCATCTCTCatagacacataaacacacgaGTGCAAGATATGAATCCATTAATGAACAAACAACTGAGTGTTAAGGTCATCCGagtttaactttaaaattattttacataagAAAGCTGAACTGTGTTGCTTTTCCTAAAATATCTGAATTATTACACCGACATTGTGAATCTTACGCAGCTTTTACTTCATTTCAGTCCCGCTGTCGACACAAATTTGAATTTGTTATGCAGCAGCCTCCAAACACTTCTGCACTGATGCCGCTTTATTTAAAACACGTGTGATTCACTGTGAACACAATTACTCAATAACAACAGTTTTCTCATTTAGTAAAAACCTTGTTTCtctaaaaatctaaaacattCAGAACTTGGTGATACAATTTTCAGCTCCATCAGCAGGGAGTGTTAGACATGCTGGAGGCCTCGCTCTATCGATGGAAATGTTGATCCAGCACTTTGacccagactgaaatatcttgatAACAATTAAATGGattatcatttaattttatacaGATATTCTTGGCTGCAGGAGGATGAaacctactgactttggtgatcctccgATTTTTCCTCTAGTGATTTTAAAGGGTTcacatttgtgattttaggGTAAAATGTCTTAACAACTACTGGAAGGACACTAGTCTTTCATTTTCCACCCTCACAGAGCATGTCTGTAGTTTTACTTTGGGAGATGATAGCATTTCCTAAAACGCACATTGAAAGGTTGACATAATAACATACAATGCTATCACGATCTGAGTCTCAGGTGTAATGATCAGAAGGACTTATGTAACACTCTGCTGCATGGCCACTTTTATCTTAAGTGCCTCTCAGAACCATGATTGCACATATTTTAAGATGTATGGGGGACTATAATAGAAAGGGGCCCATTCTAACGCTCCACTTTTAGTGCTGCACTCTTACCTAGATGGGACCGCACACTTACATAAAGCCTCACAGTTCTGCATAGTTATCACCACTTACGTAACAGTGACTATGTCACAGTGGGCGATTTTGTAGCTGAGGGCAAGAAAATTACATCTAGGGACCCGGAAAAGCAATAATCAAGAACGAGGCTGAGGTTCAGCGGTGAATTTATTTTACGCTGGTTGCGGAGAGGGTTGCATACCCTGAGGAACTTAACCAAAATAAGAGTCACGTTAAGTCTAATTTGTTTGCTGCGCTGCTTTTAACAGGGCGGCTCTGTCATCAAGAGCTTTGGAGGGCAACAAAGGAGAAACGTGAGCAGGAAAGACACGCAGTCATGAAGCTGTGATTGAAACAAATCGGGGTAATCCTGATGAGGTGTTGAGAAGCCTCTTGGTTTTCGACTGCAACGTAGAATGAAAGGCAGCTTTAAATTTTTTATGCCTTTGAAGGAAAAATGTTTGCGTGATcccacatactcacacacacacacacacacacacaccacacaaacaaacaaacaaacacaaacacactctctcctcctcctcctcctcctcctcactcagCACAGGAGTCCAAGTAGGGCACATGAGCCACCAGAGAGGTGACCAGAAAACCGGATTTGGATTGAAGCTGCTTTGTTCCCATCTATTCCTCCCCCCTTTGtatgcataaaaaaagaaaagaaaaaccctcacgtgacaaaaaaaaaatgaacacagagAGTGAAGAGGCTTTATGATTATTTCAGAAGGGGCAGCTCTCTTTAGAGGAGAGTGGTGCTGATATCTCTCTGGCTACGGTTCCTAACGCTGTGCTGAAATAGGACAGGTGATATTATTCCGAGAGGTTGGCTTGTTACTGAGAGTGGATCTATTTTGTTACATCTGAGCCTCCTGCTGTGGTTCCCTCTTTGAAGTGGGCCCCCTAAAGGTTCCAGACTCATACGTGGATGATCAGACGGCGAACTGTTACAAGGACATTTATGAGTCATTTCACTTTGATGCCTCCATAATGTATttggaaaggaaggaggaggagaaagagacatAAAGACTAGGTTGTCGTACAGAATTGACTCAATTTCACTACAGAAAGTCACAAGAGGATTTATGTTcttgttgaaatgaaatgacagagCGAAGACTCATGTTAAGTTTTCCTGATGAATGTTGatgtaaaactgcattttgCCATATTTAACCGTAACAATGGCCACGTGAAAATCTTAAGCTACTTTTTTTCTTGGTTTAATTTCCCAAGTGTTCTTAAAATTCAActcttttggttttgttttaaaaaaattatattttattaatcatcCTTGGATCATCTGAATCAATAGTGAAGCTTTCTACGCTCTACACTAActtgaaagaaatgaaagaaacaagcTTTTCCCGCTATTATAATGCAGCTGAACGACTTAACTAATAATctacattttgagaaaattcaATATGCTTTGAAACTAAGCTCTCTCAGTTTGATAAATTGGCAACCACAATTTAAAATTAGAAGATAATCTACATTCACAGCTGTTTAATAATTCACAGTGTCATACTGCACTAACATGAATGAAAGACATTTAttgtttctatgttttttaCTCACTGATTGAATGTCAGTGGATACGCTGCGTTCAAGTCACATCAGAGTTATCATATTCTGATTTGTCTGTCAAATCTGTCGTGTCTGTGAAACTCAGatttaatgaatgtgatttgtCATTTCATTTGACCAGCTCTATAATCATACTGTCTGATGATGTGAATATTCACAAGTTGTATTCATGGGAATCTTTTCCATCCACACCACATGACCTGAACACAGCAACACTCTTTATAACACAGGCTCTGGTTCTGACTTTGGTTTTGTAACACTTTGTAGTTGTGTGTCTGGCGCCTTATTTTGTCAACTCTAATATATTTTGGCCTTACGTTACGCTCATGTGTCACTTGTGTACTCACCTTGGGGTTGACTATGATCTCCATGTTCATCGCCTTCTCTTCCTGCAGCCTCTTGATAGCAGCCAGAGAGATCCACAGGTTGTTGGTGTTGAAGATCTTGAACTTTGAAACAGATTTGAACTCGTCCACGTGAGCTTTGGGCACCTGGGCGATCTCCAGCAGACGCAGTTTTCCGTCGTACTTGATCAGCGTGCCACCCTGAAAATCAGAGCCCGCAATTTTATAAGGTTTTGAGTGCAATAGAAAGACAAATTCACTAGAAACTGCCTTTGTTTTCACTGAGAACTACAATTTTtataatgatttgatttgagCATTGAAAAAATTATTATCTTTTTCTCCACACTTTTCTGGTCATGCAGATAGATTTTGGTTTGGAACTACTTTAAAACCGTTGACAGATATCTCAAAACCCTGCATGACTAAACACCAACAGTAATAAGTGAGAACGTGCTGtgatcattttcactttacatgaAACGCTgaatttaaactatttattctCTACATAAAGACAAATTCTGTTTAAATGTGAagctctctgttttttttagtataacaaaacatttacttgatataacaaaagCCTTCTGTCTTATGTGCACAAAGAAAAGTGATACATGAAACAAGATCAGGTGTAAAGAAACAGAGCAAATAATGTAACACTATCTCTCCACAACACTAAATAATTGAACTCCAAACTGACACCtaatcctcttcctcctccacataCCTTGACGTCAGCGCGCGTCTTGTCCGTCACTTCCATGATGAACTCGCAGCGCTTGCCGTTGGGCTGGCTGACCAGGTGGTGCAGGATGTGGAGGTCCACGGTGGCTCCCAGGTTGTCGATGTTGGACACAAAGATGTACTCCTTCCCCTGAGCGATCAGCTCGTCCAGCAGCCCCGAGTTGTAGAAGCTGGCATAGATGTCGCCGTGGCCGGGAGGGTACCATCCCTCCGAGCTCTGCCCGTTCATGCTCATGTTGGTGGAGACGGGGAGGAGGGACTCTTTGTTGATGCGAGGATACctgaagagaaggagaggagtcCATGATGAGATGAGacattttgttctttgtttttgagaTTATTAGCTGTTGATAAACACTCAACATTCAGCCGGATGATACTTCAAGATCATAATTTAGTGTCCTTTATGGTTTGTACTACAGTATAATgtgattaaattattataaagatAAGATCAAACTCATTTATCAAAGGAGGGAAATAAAGTGGTTCACAGGATAAGTGGGTCGCACTGATACAGGTTAACTAAGATTGGGGTTTATTAATAATCTTCTCTTAATCTGTTCACCATCAAAATTTGGAATCatgatgaaatttaaaaaaaggtaaaacactCATTTTGATCTAACCATCTCAAAAATACTGACAACTTAAACTACCTCCATAGTcagtttaaagttaaattaaaggTAAAAGTTTAAATTGGAGTTCAAATCACAGGGGCAGCAGGTCTGACTTTAGTCCTACATATGACAACAATATCATTTAAGGAATTCAGTTTTTTAAGGAACAGACCTGCAgtataaaacatcattaaatcAATTTTCTCTAAACTATCAGTTTCCATGAGATCTTGCTTCTAATTTTAAATGATACAGTTTCAAGACTACAAGACCAGGCTCAACTACAAAAAGATAACACAATAAATTGATTTAGTGTAATGAATTTAAATTTAACCATGTGATTTTCAAAGTCTGCGTAAATGTTACTGTTgcaacatttaataataatcaaacGTAATATTCAagcatctttttgtttttgaggaTGCTCTATGAACagttctctctcctcctgtttctgttttatgtaacaATAAGAAAGAAGATCTaataaaaggaacaaaaaagattaattttatCCCACTGCAGAGCTGTGAATCTCTGCATGTTAacgagataaaaaaaacacaaagagaaaacaaagtgtGAAATCTTTTTGCTGAACATCTGAAGTAAAACCTTGAAGACTttgaaacagagcagcatgcCAAGTACCACGCTTCAAACACCGCCAGAGAGTAAACTTAAGTTTTTTTCCGAGAAAAGCAGATGAGGCAACAAGCCAAGAGGACCAAGCCATCACCCTTATGTGCATTAACTTGATCAAAGGGTCTCTAAGAAGGATCCACGTCAGGCGGACTTAACAAACCTCATCATGAGGAAGAGCACTGAGCATGAGCCGCCGTGTTTTTGGCAGTTTGAGGATATTTTCAGAGTGTAGACGAGTTGATCAGGTGAGAGTAACTGCGGCAAAAGAAGTGCTGAgactcctttttttaaataggagGATTAATTCCAGCCAAATGTTCTGCAGAGACGCTTTCAGATGAATGATTTTGATATGAGCTCATAGACTTCAAAGGATTTATGTCATCTCAGACCCGAGTAAGAACATTCTGTTGGCTCCacaaagatgtttttcttgTATCCACTATTGCTGCGTGAGAGGGAGCAGTGATTATTCCCAGGATCCACGAGGACATCTTATCAATGGATCACTCGGATTGTTTGACATTAGCAATAACAGCAATCGAGTTGTTAACTGAACTTGGCAGTGTATTTCTCTTTAGTGCCTCCTCTATGAGCGGAGGTGCATATTTTCTATCCTTGGCATAAACCTCTGCAGTAAAGGTGTCCTctgaataaatacaatttagtTCAAATCCAACACCAAATTGCTCTATGTGTGTCTTGAGGCATTACAATCATGTTAAATACATTCCTTAcctcataaaacatgttttcaaatcCTGTTTATGAATTTGTTGTGACcccttttttttacacaagtttAGAGTTTTATTCTCCTGCCACCTTTTATGATGCATTACTGTCATCAACTGCCAACTGTCCTCAGTAGTTGgcagaaatgtgtttgacaCCACCCTGCACACCACCAGTCTGCACAAGATAGAAAACTAAAAACGCGGACTGgctcattaaaaacattactcTACAAAGTGGTCATAAAGTCCACAGGGTTCATTTAGTGTCACGTATCATGGAGTCTATTTAAACCTTAAAGAGGTACGAGATTAAGTGAGTCGCTTCCATTAGGCTGAGGGACTTGTGAGAAACAGAATGATCAAAATCAAAACTGAGATATCTTGACttttagggcctgatttactaaaggtttgcgtgtgtaaaaacgtgtgtaAAGTTGACAACACAGAGGTAATTTTGCTGACGGTTTtgcatctataaataatacctttgaaaggcaggtattaaccagctgttactgtggagaggaggggacggaggcacaatgacagaatacacagagAACGTGTTTTATCCACCCGTatattggaatatttttggttttactaacagcgtTGACTTTGTCACGAATAGTCTCACATACAGCATTTTTTCTGgtaataatgtttttgtcataactcaatatgtttgttaacctcttccactagaacttctaattccatgggatcacatttctatttatttaaatactgctgtctgcaccgcAAACGTGCAatccctttatttgggatcttagtaaatcaggtcCTTAGTCTCTAATATGGGtcaaagctgtaaaaacactggatcctacccTGGCCATTAAAATCCACCTTAattactatactactactattttCATGGgacttttttatgtatttatagccacttctttctcttccttttcttttggcTTCCCCACTGGTCTTTTGGTTATAGCTGGCACTGTCCATTTTCCGCTAAGTGAACAATTTTCACCAAATGATACAAACTAACCACAGGGCAATGGGATGCTGACCAATCGTCACTTGCCCAGCCatcaaagtgaaaaatgaaacagtcaatcatgagacttgATATATTCGCATGCAAGCGACAATCATTATTAACATCAAGAGCAAaaaataaggggaaaaaaataatattttcttcTCCCATCATGGAGGATCCCTTTTTAATCAAGGGCCCCAGGGCACTTGTCCATATTGTCCGTATGGTAGATCCGGGCCAGCATCTACCATAATGCAACTGCATCAtttattagatagatagatgtaacaCAGGCTTGGaagacatcatcagggttactTCTTCAAAATACTCTTTACACACTGGATGAGTAAACTGGCCTTTATGTGTAAATTTGGTGGAATTACCCTTTAAGGATTCCTGTCTTCCCTATTTGGGAAATATGTCAGTTCTTTTGACCTGACTTCTATCCATCTGTTGTATAATTGcagattaaatatttgttttggtcAATTTTTCTccaagttaaataaaatgtcatccACCCGACTGAACGATGAAGTTTTGGCAAACGAACAAAGCTGCAGCTGGAGGGAATTTTTcatgattatgaaaataattggGAGTAACAGGCTGAACAGATTTTTAGGGAAGGGGAGGGTTGCTGAAAATCACAACAGATGAGtaattcatattttgtaaaGGTCAAACGTATCAGACATGATGACGCTACGTGGAAAGAAGCAAACCTGACTGGTGCACGGatcaaaaatgtaacttttatgttttatggagACTGTGTGAGGAAAtatgatgacacacacacacacactgacacacgtACACAAACGGAACAAGGAAGTGGTCGGATATCCTCCTTAGATTAAATGAGCCTTAAACAAGCCTGTCAAATATTAACACGATGATTCCAAGTATGTTGTTTGCACTTTGTGTGCATGACGCGAAAGTGAAGTGTTGAATCCAtgttgtgtgatgtgtgtgtgtgtgtgtgtgtgatagtgaCGGAAGAGCACATACGAGTGATCAACACACCTTTCCTAAGAATGTATCTTTTGTAGCCATtttttgtgatgttgtttaCTTGACACTCAATTCAAGAAACAGCTAGCTGTATTAACTATACTTAAAGAGCTTAAACAACTAATTGAGTAgccaattgacagaaaattaattagcAATTAGATTCacgatcagttcattgtttacCGGTAAGTCATTTTCTTCTTCCACAAATGAAAAACCTTTAATCCAGTTTCTTTATTacgaagatttgctgcttttctttgtcatatatgatagttaactgaatatctttgcaaTACAAGCAATGTGAAGATTAGGACACCATGATcttctattttctgacatttaacaaaccaagtgattaactgattaattgacaGAATAATTGCTGCTTTAAAA encodes:
- the ugp2b gene encoding UDP-glucose pyrophosphorylase 2b, coding for MAQFQEMMRQQLESSMHDELEKLLDTVTGAEKEASRKDFEGFKNLFHRFLQVKGPSVEWIKIQRPPEESIQPYDKIAARGLPDSVADSLNKLVVVKLNGGLGTSMGCKGPKSLISVRNENTFLDLTVQQIEHLNKTYNTDVPLVLMNSFNTDEDTKKILQKYTHHRVKIHTFNQSRYPRINKESLLPVSTNMSMNGQSSEGWYPPGHGDIYASFYNSGLLDELIAQGKEYIFVSNIDNLGATVDLHILHHLVSQPNGKRCEFIMEVTDKTRADVKGGTLIKYDGKLRLLEIAQVPKAHVDEFKSVSKFKIFNTNNLWISLAAIKRLQEEKAMNMEIIVNPKTLDGGQNVIQLETAVGAAIKCFDNAMGINVPRSRFLPVKTTSDLLLVMSNLYSLDAGSLTMSPKREFPTTPHVKLGSSFTKVQEYLTRFESIPDMLELDHLTVSGDVTFGKNVSLKGTVIIIANHGDRIDIPAGSMLENKIVSGNLRILDH